The following are encoded in a window of Thalassotalea insulae genomic DNA:
- a CDS encoding BON domain-containing protein, whose translation MKKLKHLLLIASAAAMLQGCVTAAVVGVVGGATVINDNRSVGKLIDDQKIELAAHAKLANVDGLSDNTNLQVVSVNAKALIVGQAPNSYLKNLAIKTLNQVDGIEQIHDQIRIGNTVSVTTQSNDVWLTSKVKTALFTSDIVDATNIKVVTENAEVFLLGLVNANQANAAVEIARNIGGVNRVFKMFEYTD comes from the coding sequence ATGAAAAAGCTGAAACATTTATTATTGATAGCTTCAGCAGCTGCGATGTTGCAAGGCTGTGTTACCGCAGCCGTCGTTGGTGTCGTTGGAGGCGCCACAGTGATTAATGACAATCGTAGTGTCGGCAAGCTAATTGATGATCAAAAAATTGAATTGGCCGCGCATGCAAAACTCGCTAACGTTGATGGCTTATCTGACAATACCAATTTACAAGTGGTCAGTGTCAACGCTAAAGCACTAATCGTTGGTCAGGCGCCTAATAGCTACTTAAAAAACCTGGCGATCAAAACCTTAAACCAGGTAGATGGTATTGAACAAATTCACGATCAAATTCGTATCGGTAATACAGTATCAGTGACCACGCAAAGCAATGATGTCTGGTTAACGTCAAAAGTAAAAACTGCACTCTTTACCAGCGATATTGTCGATGCCACTAATATTAAGGTCGTTACCGAAAACGCTGAAGTATTTCTATTAGGCTTAGTTAACGCTAATCAAGCAAATGCAGCGGTAGAAATAGCTCGCAATATCGGTGGTGTTAATCGCGTATTCAAGATGTTTGAATACACAGATTAA
- a CDS encoding YraN family protein: MLWTSKSTKNNNRAAGSEWELFAERYLKNHGLTLVANNFHSRHGEVDLIMQDKDTLVFIEVKYRKNSQFGGAIAAVSPTKKQKLTKTAKFFLHQRGLNEYNTSCRFDVIAIEGDNHHPTINWLKNAF; the protein is encoded by the coding sequence TTGCTATGGACTAGCAAGTCAACGAAAAACAACAACCGTGCCGCTGGTAGTGAGTGGGAGCTTTTTGCTGAACGTTACCTAAAAAACCACGGACTAACTCTGGTGGCTAACAATTTTCATAGCCGCCATGGTGAAGTTGATTTGATCATGCAGGATAAGGACACTTTAGTATTTATTGAAGTCAAGTATCGTAAAAATAGTCAGTTTGGCGGTGCCATTGCTGCGGTTAGTCCGACAAAAAAACAAAAACTTACTAAAACTGCCAAATTTTTCCTGCACCAAAGAGGATTAAATGAATATAATACCTCGTGTCGATTTGACGTTATTGCAATTGAAGGCGATAACCATCACCCAACAATCAATTGGCTTAAAAATGCCTTTTAA
- a CDS encoding phosphoheptose isomerase, which yields MLERIKSNFTESIQTKIAASEALASPIEQAGMIMVQSLLAGHKILACGNGGSAGDAQHFSAELLNRYETERPSLPAIALTTDSSTITSIANDYHYDEIFSKQVRALGNGGDVLLAISTSGNSRNVIKAIEAAVARDMPIIALTGKDGGDIAGLLGENDVEIRVPSSRTARIQEVHLVVIHCLCDIIDTTLFPQEEA from the coding sequence ATGTTAGAGAGAATTAAAAGCAATTTTACCGAAAGCATTCAAACCAAAATTGCTGCCAGCGAAGCATTAGCAAGCCCGATCGAACAAGCAGGCATGATCATGGTGCAAAGCTTATTGGCGGGACACAAGATCTTAGCTTGTGGTAACGGCGGCTCAGCAGGCGATGCTCAACATTTTTCAGCTGAGCTACTCAATCGCTACGAAACTGAGCGCCCAAGCTTGCCTGCTATCGCTTTGACGACTGACAGCTCAACGATCACTTCTATTGCCAATGATTACCATTATGATGAAATATTTTCCAAGCAAGTAAGAGCGCTTGGCAATGGTGGCGACGTGCTATTAGCCATTTCAACCAGCGGAAATTCTCGCAATGTCATTAAAGCGATAGAAGCGGCCGTAGCTCGCGATATGCCGATTATTGCATTAACAGGTAAAGATGGTGGCGATATTGCTGGTCTATTGGGGGAAAACGATGTTGAAATTCGTGTACCGTCATCACGCACTGCACGTATTCAAGAAGTTCACTTAGTCGTTATACATTGCTTATGCGACATTATTGATACGACTTTATTCCCACAAGAAGAAGCATAA